From a single Phragmites australis chromosome 7, lpPhrAust1.1, whole genome shotgun sequence genomic region:
- the LOC133923385 gene encoding uncharacterized protein LOC133923385, whose protein sequence is MASNNVVASEVNTGVAKLNDHLATALTGGEAAGATTIITLAGENSGATMEATGDMEDIVVVGNADADENEDDQEEESVVSAYTNSNYQAVNNSVLVAGSCTVNDPGVHVVVVEHVDEIRDYDDDVDGQDN, encoded by the coding sequence ATGGCTTCCAACAACGTGGTCGCCTCAGAGGTGAACACCGGCGTAGCCAAGCTCAACGACCACCTCGCCACCGCTCTCACCGGCGGCGAGGCCGCCGGggccaccaccatcatcacGCTGGCGGGGGAGAACAGCGGCGCCACCATGGAGGCCACGGGCGACATGGAGGACATCGTCGTCGTCGGCAACGCGGACGCGGACGAGAATGAGGATGaccaggaggaggagagcgTGGTGAGCGCCTACACCAACAGCAACTACCAGGCCGTCAACAACTCCGTGCTCGTCGCCGGCAGCTGCACTGTCAACGACCCCGGCGTCCACGTCGTCGTCGTGGAGCACGTCGACGAGATACGCGACTACGACGACGACGTCGATGGCCAAGACAACTAA
- the LOC133923386 gene encoding uncharacterized protein C594.04c has protein sequence MACSNLKHLVVAFLVPLPSILFYLSFVRPGGDGDDSPLSSWCAAHPLLLANILFFLNVDVLFWLVGLLLSNHWLIDLYWTVIPVMLLHYYRGHPASVMDTARSAVAVALTWVWSARLTHNYLRREGWEFGKREDWRFNEMRGQYGRTWWWMSFFAVYISQQVFLIGICLPMYAIHSSNQPWGIWDLLAATACIAGIVIAHFADTQLHKFVTMNEKLKQLGEPTVPTLEEGLWRYSRHPNYFGEQLWWWGLYLFAWNLGQWWMFLGPLVNSLCLGYVTVLVERRMLKQEHRAEAYKLYQKRTSVWIPWFRKAVPEPKQKET, from the exons ATGGCCTGCAGCAACCTCAAGCACCTGGTCGTCGCCTTCCTCGTCCCGCTCCCCTCCATCCTCTTCTACCTCTCCTTCGTCCGCCCAgggggcgacggcgacgacagCCCGCTCTCCTCGTGGTGCGCCGCGCACCCGCTCCTCCTCGCCAacatcctcttcttcctcaacgTCGACGTCCTCTTCTGGctcgtcggcctcctcctctccaaCCACTGG CTCATTGACCTTTACTGGACCGTCATCCCGGTGATGCTGCTGCACTACTACCGGGGACACCCGGCGTCCGTGATGGACACAGCGAGGtccgcggtggcggtggcgctcACCTGGGTGTGGAGCGCCAGGCTCACGCACAACTACCTCCGGCGGGAGGGCTGGGAGTTCGGCAAGAGGGAGGACTGGAGGTTCAACGAGATGCGCGGCCAGTACGGCAGGACCTGGTGGTGGATGTCATTCTTCGCAGTCTATATCTCGCAGCAG GTATTCCTGATCGGCATATGCCTGCCGATGTACGCCATCCACTCCAGCAACCAGCCGTGGGGCATCTGGGACCTCTTGGCAGCAACCGCCTGCATCGCCGGAATCGTCATCGCTCACTTTGCCGACACCCAGCTGCACAAGTTCGTGACCATGAACGAGAAACTGAAGCAGCTGGGCGAGCCTACTGTGCCGACCCTCGAGGAGGGCCTGTGGAGGTACTCGCGCCACCCTAACTACTTCGGCGAGCAGCTCTGGTGGTGGGGACTGTACCTCTTCGCCTGGAACCTGGGTCAGTGGTGGATGTTTCTCGGGCCGCTCGTCAACAGCCTCTGCCTTGGCTATGTCACGGTGCTCGTCGAGCGGCGTATGCTGAAGCAGGAGCATCGGGCTGAGGCATACAAGCTGTACCAGAAGAGGACCTCGGTGTGGATCCCCTGGTTCAGGAAGGCCGTCCCAGAACCAAAGCAGAAGGAGACCTAA
- the LOC133923813 gene encoding uncharacterized protein LOC133923813 isoform X1, whose amino-acid sequence MEHREQETTATTISIDIPAGRVADHLLTPTPTEADIIPIPPGSNTKSIPITYTPGSSSSRSSAPPKPQRSPSFMLRKTVKSLLPVGSFKSSVKGYEASFSKLFNSRMARTSSLPLDHVSGVDAPLSHEVDKSSTTEKAVHICRSQSLPMNMKRFNAKSFKRMDSLGGKYRIVPSTPRVQAASNVVPDIVPTESGIGEDHGEDIPEEEAVCRICLVELSEGTDTLKLECSCKGELALAHKDCAVKWFSIKGNRNCEVCKQEVQNLPVTLLRVQSTQGEANHVGIRSRYQRYRIWHGTPILVIISILAYFCFLEELLVAHNGIAALAISLPFSCILALFSSLTTTSMVARRYVWIFAAVQFFFVVFFTHLFYRYLHLQAVISIILATFAGFGMGMTGNSIIVEIRLWRARRVVPPTDTRRGRRAPVASHQPSGQSSAAGDVENPRA is encoded by the exons ATGGAGCACAGGGAGCAG GAGACTACTGCAACAACTATTTCGATTGACATACCGGCAGGAAGAGTGGCTGATCATCTCCTGACACCGACACCAACAGAAGCAGACATCATCCCAATTCCTCCTGGTTCTAACACCAAAAGCATCCCCATCACATACACACCCGGTTCTTCCTCCAGCAGAAGTAGTGCTCCCCCAAAGCCCCAACGCTCGCCGTCGTTTATGTTGAGGAAGACAGTCAAGAGCCTCTTGCCGGTAGGGAGCTTCAAGTCATCAGTTAAAGGGTACGAGGCATCTTTCTCCAAGTTGTTCAACTCTAGGATGGCAAGGACGTCGTCGCTCCCGTTGGACCATGTTTCAGGGGTCGATGCACCACTGTCACATGAAGTCGATAAATCTTCAACCACT GAGAAAGCAGTTCACATATGCCGCTCGCAGTCCCTCCCCATGAACATGAAGAGATTCAATGCAAAGAGCTTCAAGAGGATGGACTCACTGGGCGGCAAGTACCGCATTGTTCCTTCGACACCGAGAGTCCAAGCCGCAAGCAATGTCGTCCCTGATATAGTCCCTACTGAGTCAG GCATCGGCGAAGACCATGGCGAGGACATACcggaggaagaggcagtgtgcCGGATCTGCTTGGTTGAGCTGTCTGAAGGCACTGACACTCTGAAACTGGAGTGCTCATGCAAGGGTGAGCTTGCTCTAGCTCACAAGGACTGTGCCGTGAAGTGGTTCAGCATCAAGGGAAACAGGAACTGTGAGGTGtgcaagcaggaggtccagAACCTCCCCGTCACCCTGCTACGTGTTCAGAGCACGCAGGGTGAGGCGAATCATGTTGGCATCAGGTCGAGGTACCAGCGGTACAG AATCTGGCACGGGACACCTATCCTTGTAATCATAAGCATTCTCGCCTACTTCTGCTTCCTGGAAGAATTACTG GTCGCTCATAACGGCATTGCTGCTCTGGCGATATCGTTGCCCTTCTCATGTATACTGGCCCTCTTCTCATCATTGACCACAACAAGCATGG TGGCAAGAAGATATGTCTGGATTTTCGCCGCAGTTCAGTTCTTCTTCGTCGTGTTCTTCACCCATCTGTTCTACAGATAT CTCCATTTGCAGGCCGTGATATCCATCATCCTGGCCACCTTCGCTGGGTTTGGCATGGGGATGACCGGGAACTCCATCATCGTTGAGATACGGCTGTGGAGGGCGAGGCGGGTGGTGCCCCCGACTGACACCCGTCGTGGTCGCAGGGCTCCGGTGGCATCTCATCAACCTTCCGGCCAGTCTTCAGCTGCCGGCGATGTTGAGAACCCTCGAGCATAG
- the LOC133923812 gene encoding zinc finger CCCH domain-containing protein 24 produces MEDDKTQPPPPPALAGEKHKREEGSPDAPTEEGPAAVAGGEDTASSGGGRHPMWKTSLCSYFRRRGAGADGCSHGESCRYAHSEEELRQRPEGTWDPTSDRAKKLRKVTAEAEEEAEEEVTVDEQSLDKCLVGLPRGWMADRLKTFLQDQGISYATAKKKKGMTVGFVTFESIEQLKNAVQVLKENPSCGKEIKIVDANRRSHQKVHVRRPVSDNGMAIENGSSPATPAGETSAPEAAGSSKKSARDAVTPLAHMPYNDQLEHKKHSMAQILKRLTRNARKACPPAIPLPNWIFKSKEIGGLPCKLEGILESPVVNGYRNKCEFSVGYSLEGKKTVGFMLGNFREGVTAVEEPVNCPNVSGISCKYALMFQDFLQSSSLPLWSRIDNCGFWRQFTVREGRSPAQAVVSQNAESQISEVMLIVQVCSTGVDEVLMKEEFDKLSAALLQGAAICSPPFPLTAIVVQDHKGISNAASADCPLIPLLVVPKGDKLEDGAEDKTRIHDHISNLKFSISPTAFFQVNTLAAERLYTLAGDWANLNSDTLLFDVCCGTGTIGLTLAHRVGMVVGIEMNESAVSDAHRNALINGIKNCRFVCGKAEDVMGSLLTEYLGSPQQHIAASESNSEINDASKNEDIVDSSENNGENMDSSTQKSDNGESQQPRGMSVDHPTCAIDEEIKGNSVDRVNMEADCIHDEYNEATGEQKCGEASLINDESIDATSADNLEHGKTCQDGSSIPNNDVLAATACQFKNVVAIVDPPRVGLHPTVIKALRTHPRIRHLVYISCNPDSLVANAIELCTPTSEKQEKNKGNRGWRSMSSAGLARQRTKSMPNSEPFVPKRAMAVDLFPHTSHCEMVMLFER; encoded by the exons ATGGAGGACGACAAGacacagccgccgccgccgcctgcacTCGCCGGAGAGAAGCACAAGAGGGAGGAGGGTTCGCCGGATGCGCCCACCGAAGAAGGACCAGCCGCCGTAGCTGGTGGGGAGGATACGgccagcagcggcggcggccgtcaCCCGATGTGGAAGACGAGCCTGTGCTCCTACTTCCGCCGCcgtggcgccggcgccgacggGTGCAGCCACGGGGAGTCCTGCCGGTACGCGCACTCCGAGGAGGAGCTCCGGCAGCGGCCAGAGGGGACCTGGGATCCCACCTCCGACCGCGCCAAGAAGCTCCGCAAGGTCACCgcggaggctgaggaggaggccgaggaggaggtgaCGGTGGATGAGCAGTCGCTGGACAAGTGTCTCGTCGGGCTCCCTAGGGGATGGATGGCCGATAGGCTCAAGACCTTCCTCCAAGACCAG GGAATCTCGTATGCGAcagcaaagaagaagaagggaatgACAGTTGGTTTTGTGACTTTTGAAAGTATCGAACAACTGAAAAATGCTGTTCAG GTCCTTAAGGAGAACCCTTCTTGCGGAAAGGAAATAAAGATAGTAGATGCCAATCGTAGGTCTCATCAGAAAGTGCATGTTAGAAGGCCTGTATCCGATAATGGAATGGCAATTGAAAATGGTAGTAGTCCTGCTACTCCTGCCGGGGAAACATCTGCACCTGAAGCGGCTGGATCAAGTAAAAAAAGTGCCCGTGATGCTGTTACTCCCCTTGCCCATATGCCTTACAATGATCAGCTAGAACATAAAAAACATTCAATGGCACAGATACTGAAGAGACTT ACTCGCAATGCTAGGAAGGCTTGCCCACCTGCCATTCCCCTTCCTAATTGGATCTTTAAATCAAAGGAAATCG GTGGTCTTCCTTGCAAACTTGAAGGCATTCTGGAATCCCCAGTTGTTAATGGATACCGTAACAAGTGTGAGTTCTCTGTAGGATATTCCTTGGAGGGCAAAAAGACGGTAGGATTTATGCTTGGAAATTTCAG GGAAGGTGTGACTGCTGTTGAGGAACCTGTGAACTGCCCAAATGTCTCAGGAATTTCCTGCAAATATGCTCTGATGTTCCAAGATTTTCTGCAGTCATCAAGCCTGCCTTTGTGGAGCAGAATTGATAATTGTGGGTTTTGGCGCCAATTCACA GTTCGTGAGGGAAGGAGTCCAGCTCAAGCTGTTGTTTCACAGAATGCAGAATCACAAATATCAGAAGTCATGCTTATTGTGCAG GTGTGTTCAACAGGTGTTGATGAGGTTCTAATGAAAGAAGAGTTTGACAAGCTGTCCGCTGCCCTGCTACAAGGAGCAGCAATATGCTCACCTCCATTTCCGCTGACAGCTATTGTAGTGCAA GATCATAAAGGAATATCAAATGCTGCATCTGCTGATTGTCCACTGATCCCACTATTGGTGGTGCCAAAGGGAGATAAGTTGGAAGACGGAGCAGAGGATAAAACAAGAATTCATGATCACATCAGCAATTTAAAATTctccatatcaccgacagcttTTTTTCAG GTTAATACTCTTGCTGCAGAAAGATTGTATACCCTTGCTGGTGATTGGGCCAATCTCAATTCAGACACATTACTTTTTGACGTATGTTGTGGGACTGGAACTATTGGCCTGACCTTGGCACACCGCGTTGGAATG GTTGTTGGGATTGAAATGAATGAATCGGCAGTTTCAGATGCTCACAGAAATGCTCTTATTAACGGCATAAAAAATTGCCGCTTTGTCTGTGGGAAG GCCGAAGATGTGATGGGGTCCCTTCTAACAGAATATCTTGGTTCACCACAGCAGCACATTGCAGCTTCTGAAAGTAATTCAGAAATCAATGATGCAAGCAAAAATGAGGATATAGTTGATTCCTCAGAGAACAATGGTGAAAATATGGATAGTTCAACACAGAAAAGTGACAATGGTGAAAGTCAGCAGCCTAGGGGCATGTCGGTTGACCATCCCACTTGTGCCATTGatgaggaaataaagggaaatTCGGTGGATAGGGTTAACATGGAGGCTGATTGCATTCATGATGAATACAATGAGGCTACTGGTGAACAGAAGTGTGGGGAAGCATCGTTGATCAATGATGAATCCATTGATGCAACATCAGCTGATAATTTGGAGCATGGCAAGACATGCCAGGATGGTTCTTCCATTCCAAACAACGATGTGCTTGCTGCTACTGCATGCCAATTCAAGAATGTTGTTGCTATTGTAGACCCTCCACGTGTTGGCCTTCACCCTACT GTGATCAAGGCATTGAGGACTCATCCACGAATTCGACATCTAGT GTACATTTCCTGCAATCCAGATAGTCTAGTCGCCAATGCAATTGAGCTCTGCACCCCGACATCtgagaaacaagaaaagaacaaaGGCAACCGAGGATGGCGATCTATGAGCAGTGCCGGTCTTGCTAGGCAGAGGACAAAGTCGATGCCCAACTCTGAGCCTTTTGTTCCAAAGAGGGCGATGGCCGTCGATCTGTTTCCTCACACCTCGCATTGCGAGATGGTTATGCTTTTTGAGAGGTGA
- the LOC133923813 gene encoding uncharacterized protein LOC133923813 isoform X2 — protein MEHREQTTATTISIDIPAGRVADHLLTPTPTEADIIPIPPGSNTKSIPITYTPGSSSSRSSAPPKPQRSPSFMLRKTVKSLLPVGSFKSSVKGYEASFSKLFNSRMARTSSLPLDHVSGVDAPLSHEVDKSSTTEKAVHICRSQSLPMNMKRFNAKSFKRMDSLGGKYRIVPSTPRVQAASNVVPDIVPTESGIGEDHGEDIPEEEAVCRICLVELSEGTDTLKLECSCKGELALAHKDCAVKWFSIKGNRNCEVCKQEVQNLPVTLLRVQSTQGEANHVGIRSRYQRYRIWHGTPILVIISILAYFCFLEELLVAHNGIAALAISLPFSCILALFSSLTTTSMVARRYVWIFAAVQFFFVVFFTHLFYRYLHLQAVISIILATFAGFGMGMTGNSIIVEIRLWRARRVVPPTDTRRGRRAPVASHQPSGQSSAAGDVENPRA, from the exons ATGGAGCACAGGGAGCAG ACTACTGCAACAACTATTTCGATTGACATACCGGCAGGAAGAGTGGCTGATCATCTCCTGACACCGACACCAACAGAAGCAGACATCATCCCAATTCCTCCTGGTTCTAACACCAAAAGCATCCCCATCACATACACACCCGGTTCTTCCTCCAGCAGAAGTAGTGCTCCCCCAAAGCCCCAACGCTCGCCGTCGTTTATGTTGAGGAAGACAGTCAAGAGCCTCTTGCCGGTAGGGAGCTTCAAGTCATCAGTTAAAGGGTACGAGGCATCTTTCTCCAAGTTGTTCAACTCTAGGATGGCAAGGACGTCGTCGCTCCCGTTGGACCATGTTTCAGGGGTCGATGCACCACTGTCACATGAAGTCGATAAATCTTCAACCACT GAGAAAGCAGTTCACATATGCCGCTCGCAGTCCCTCCCCATGAACATGAAGAGATTCAATGCAAAGAGCTTCAAGAGGATGGACTCACTGGGCGGCAAGTACCGCATTGTTCCTTCGACACCGAGAGTCCAAGCCGCAAGCAATGTCGTCCCTGATATAGTCCCTACTGAGTCAG GCATCGGCGAAGACCATGGCGAGGACATACcggaggaagaggcagtgtgcCGGATCTGCTTGGTTGAGCTGTCTGAAGGCACTGACACTCTGAAACTGGAGTGCTCATGCAAGGGTGAGCTTGCTCTAGCTCACAAGGACTGTGCCGTGAAGTGGTTCAGCATCAAGGGAAACAGGAACTGTGAGGTGtgcaagcaggaggtccagAACCTCCCCGTCACCCTGCTACGTGTTCAGAGCACGCAGGGTGAGGCGAATCATGTTGGCATCAGGTCGAGGTACCAGCGGTACAG AATCTGGCACGGGACACCTATCCTTGTAATCATAAGCATTCTCGCCTACTTCTGCTTCCTGGAAGAATTACTG GTCGCTCATAACGGCATTGCTGCTCTGGCGATATCGTTGCCCTTCTCATGTATACTGGCCCTCTTCTCATCATTGACCACAACAAGCATGG TGGCAAGAAGATATGTCTGGATTTTCGCCGCAGTTCAGTTCTTCTTCGTCGTGTTCTTCACCCATCTGTTCTACAGATAT CTCCATTTGCAGGCCGTGATATCCATCATCCTGGCCACCTTCGCTGGGTTTGGCATGGGGATGACCGGGAACTCCATCATCGTTGAGATACGGCTGTGGAGGGCGAGGCGGGTGGTGCCCCCGACTGACACCCGTCGTGGTCGCAGGGCTCCGGTGGCATCTCATCAACCTTCCGGCCAGTCTTCAGCTGCCGGCGATGTTGAGAACCCTCGAGCATAG